The following proteins are encoded in a genomic region of Alistipes shahii WAL 8301:
- a CDS encoding catalase, translated as MDKKKLTAENGRPIADNQNIQTAGKRGPVTLQDPWFLEKLAHFDREVIPERRMHAKGSGAFGTFTVMHDITKYTRASIFAEVGKQTPCFVRFSTVAGERGAADAERDIRGFAIKFYTDAGNWDLVGNNTPVFFLRDPLKFPDLNHAIKRDPRTGLRSPNSNWDFWTLLPEALHQVTITMSPRGIPASFRHMHGFGSHTYSFYDKDNRRTWVKFHLRTEQGIRNLTDAEAEAIIAKDRESNQRDLFEAIERGDYPRWLMQVQLMTEEQARTYKINPFDLTKVWYHGDFPLHDVGILELNRNPENFYAEVEQAAFNPMNIVEGIGFSPDKMLQGRLFSYGDAQRYRLGVNHNLIPVNKPRCPFHAYHRDGQMRTDDNYGATTPYEPNSYGEWQDTPALKEPPLAVDGAVYNYDEREFDDDYYTQPGKLWRLMTPADQQATCENTARAMGDSELFIKQRHVRNCYNADPSYGEGVARALGISLAEALTAEDPAHPAWDKR; from the coding sequence ATGGACAAAAAGAAACTGACAGCCGAAAACGGCCGGCCCATCGCCGACAACCAGAACATTCAGACAGCCGGGAAACGCGGCCCCGTAACCTTGCAGGACCCGTGGTTCCTCGAAAAACTCGCCCACTTCGACCGCGAAGTCATCCCCGAACGGCGCATGCACGCCAAAGGATCGGGAGCCTTCGGAACATTCACCGTGATGCACGACATCACGAAATACACCCGGGCGTCGATCTTCGCCGAGGTGGGCAAGCAGACCCCGTGCTTCGTGCGCTTCTCGACCGTGGCCGGAGAACGCGGCGCGGCGGATGCCGAACGCGACATCCGCGGCTTCGCCATCAAGTTCTACACCGACGCCGGCAACTGGGACCTCGTGGGCAACAACACCCCAGTCTTCTTCCTGCGCGATCCGCTGAAGTTTCCCGACCTGAACCACGCCATCAAGCGCGACCCGCGCACCGGACTGCGCAGCCCGAACAGCAACTGGGACTTCTGGACGCTGCTGCCCGAGGCGCTGCATCAGGTGACCATCACGATGTCGCCGCGCGGCATTCCGGCCTCCTTCCGCCACATGCACGGATTCGGAAGCCACACGTACAGCTTCTACGACAAAGACAACCGACGCACGTGGGTCAAGTTCCACCTCCGCACCGAGCAGGGGATCAGGAACCTGACCGACGCGGAGGCCGAGGCCATCATCGCCAAGGACCGCGAATCGAACCAGCGCGACCTGTTCGAAGCCATCGAACGCGGCGACTATCCGCGCTGGCTGATGCAGGTGCAGCTGATGACCGAGGAGCAGGCCCGGACCTATAAAATCAATCCGTTCGATCTGACGAAGGTGTGGTATCACGGCGATTTTCCGCTGCACGACGTGGGCATTCTGGAACTCAACCGCAATCCGGAAAACTTCTACGCCGAAGTCGAGCAGGCCGCCTTCAACCCGATGAACATTGTCGAGGGCATCGGCTTCTCGCCCGACAAGATGCTGCAAGGACGCCTCTTCTCCTACGGCGATGCGCAGCGTTACCGCCTGGGCGTGAATCACAACCTGATTCCGGTGAACAAGCCCCGCTGTCCGTTCCACGCCTACCACCGCGACGGGCAGATGCGCACCGACGACAATTACGGCGCGACGACGCCCTACGAGCCGAACAGCTACGGCGAATGGCAGGACACGCCGGCCCTCAAGGAGCCGCCCCTGGCCGTCGACGGCGCGGTCTACAACTACGACGAGCGCGAATTCGACGACGATTATTACACGCAGCCGGGCAAGCTGTGGCGGCTGATGACGCCCGCAGATCAGCAGGCGACATGCGAAAACACGGCGCGCGCCATGGGCGATTCGGAACTGTTCATCAAGCAGCGGCACGTGCGCAACTGCTACAACGCCGATCCGTCGTACGGCGAAGGCGTGGCCCGGGCGCTGGGCATCAGCCTCGCCGAAGCCCTGACGGCCGAAGACCCCGCGCATCCCGCGTGGGATAAAAGATAA
- a CDS encoding DEAD/DEAH box helicase has protein sequence MRFDELDLEDEILDGLEDMNFHEMTPVQEHTIPVILEGRDIIGCAQTGTGKTAAYTLPLLNKLLIEGNPDNVVKSLIIVPTRELAQQIDQQFQGFSYYAPLSTTVVYGGGDGKGWDIQKNGMLNGADVVIATPGRMIAHLQNSGVDLSHVEYLILDEADRMLDMGFSDDIMKIISYMPAERQTIMFSATLPPKIRELAKTILRNPAEVNIAISKPNEAIDQSAYICYERQKLGIIRELFAEPTDSKTIIFSSSKLKVKELAHTLKRMGLDVAAMHSDLEQAQREEVMLNFKNNKVKILVATDIVARGIDIEDIGLVLNYDVPHDPEDYIHRIGRTARAAASGAAMTFVSEEEQGKFHQIEKFIERDIRKAELPESVGEGPKYAPDENRGRFGRGRGGRSGGGRSGSGRGRGGRGDRSGRNDRDRRSERPAAATAAAAAAAEPAAAQPASPDSDHASGRGEGNRGTRDRRRHRGGRNRGRGNKPQGGEPTPQA, from the coding sequence ATGCGTTTCGATGAACTCGACCTGGAGGATGAAATCCTCGACGGTCTTGAGGATATGAATTTCCACGAGATGACTCCCGTGCAGGAGCACACGATTCCGGTGATTCTGGAGGGCCGCGACATTATCGGCTGCGCCCAGACCGGTACGGGAAAGACCGCGGCCTATACGCTGCCGCTGCTGAACAAACTGCTCATCGAGGGCAACCCCGACAACGTGGTGAAATCGCTGATCATCGTGCCGACGCGCGAGCTGGCGCAGCAGATCGACCAGCAGTTCCAGGGCTTCTCCTATTATGCGCCCCTCTCGACGACGGTGGTCTACGGCGGCGGCGACGGCAAGGGCTGGGACATCCAGAAAAACGGCATGCTGAACGGCGCCGACGTGGTGATCGCCACTCCGGGCCGCATGATCGCCCACCTGCAAAACAGCGGCGTCGATCTTTCGCACGTCGAATACCTGATTCTCGACGAGGCCGACCGCATGCTCGACATGGGTTTCTCGGACGACATTATGAAGATCATCTCCTACATGCCCGCCGAACGGCAGACGATCATGTTTTCGGCGACGCTGCCCCCGAAGATCCGCGAACTGGCCAAGACCATTCTGCGCAATCCCGCCGAGGTCAACATCGCCATTTCGAAACCCAACGAAGCCATCGACCAGTCGGCCTACATCTGCTACGAGCGTCAGAAACTGGGCATCATCCGCGAGCTGTTCGCCGAGCCGACCGACTCGAAGACGATCATCTTCTCGTCGTCGAAACTCAAGGTCAAGGAGCTGGCCCATACGCTCAAGCGCATGGGACTCGACGTTGCGGCCATGCACTCCGACCTGGAGCAGGCGCAGCGCGAGGAGGTGATGCTCAACTTCAAGAACAACAAGGTGAAAATCCTCGTCGCCACGGACATCGTCGCGCGCGGTATCGACATCGAGGACATCGGCCTGGTGCTCAACTACGACGTGCCGCACGACCCCGAGGACTACATCCACCGCATCGGCCGTACGGCCCGCGCGGCGGCTTCGGGCGCCGCCATGACGTTCGTCAGCGAGGAGGAGCAGGGCAAGTTCCACCAGATCGAGAAATTCATCGAGCGGGACATCCGCAAGGCCGAACTGCCCGAGAGCGTGGGCGAAGGCCCGAAATACGCTCCCGACGAGAACCGCGGCCGCTTCGGCCGGGGGCGCGGGGGTCGCAGCGGGGGAGGACGTTCCGGTTCGGGCCGCGGACGCGGCGGACGGGGCGACCGTTCGGGTCGTAACGACCGGGACCGCCGCAGCGAACGCCCGGCGGCTGCGACTGCGGCTGCGGCTGCGGCTGCGGAACCTGCCGCGGCACAACCCGCTTCGCCGGACAGCGACCACGCTTCGGGCCGTGGCGAAGGCAACCGCGGGACCCGCGACCGCCGCCGTCACCGCGGAGGCCGCAATCGGGGCCGCGGCAACAAGCCGCAGGGCGGCGAACCGACGCCGCAGGCATAA
- the miaB gene encoding tRNA (N6-isopentenyl adenosine(37)-C2)-methylthiotransferase MiaB translates to MGFNVNTLRPLEGAGRKLFIETYGCQMNVGDTEIVVSLMQREGYVYTDRIGEADVILINTCSIRDNAEQRIWGRLAEMKRYRRANPGLVVGVIGCMAERLREKLVEGPAGVDVVAGPDAYRDLPRLVREAEAGGKGVNVLLSTEETYAEIAPVRLDRNGVSAFVAIMRGCDNFCSYCVVPYTRGRERSRDAETIVAEARSLFENGYREVTLLGQNVNSYRTGDVDFPELVRRVASVSPLLRVRFATSHPKDMSDSLLEVMASMPNVCRAIHLPAQSGATSMLGRMNRKYTREWYLDRIAAIRRYLPDCAITTDLIAGFSGETEEEHLQTLSLMREVGYDFAYMFKYSERPGTFAEKHLGDDVPEEVKSRRLSEIIALQNELGHASNLRDVGREFEVLVEGESKRDRNQLSGRTSQNKVVVFDRGYHRVGDYVRVRITGCTPATLFGDVISGPCN, encoded by the coding sequence TTGGGATTTAACGTCAATACATTACGGCCTTTGGAGGGCGCCGGACGCAAACTTTTCATCGAGACCTACGGCTGCCAGATGAACGTCGGCGACACGGAGATCGTCGTTTCGCTCATGCAGCGCGAAGGCTATGTCTATACGGACCGCATCGGCGAGGCCGATGTCATCCTGATCAACACCTGCTCGATCCGCGACAACGCCGAGCAGCGCATCTGGGGCCGTCTGGCCGAGATGAAACGCTACCGGCGCGCGAATCCGGGTCTTGTCGTGGGCGTCATCGGCTGCATGGCCGAACGCCTGCGCGAGAAGCTGGTCGAGGGACCTGCGGGCGTCGATGTCGTGGCCGGGCCGGACGCCTACCGCGACCTGCCGCGCCTGGTGCGCGAGGCCGAGGCGGGCGGCAAGGGTGTCAACGTGCTGCTTTCGACCGAGGAGACCTATGCCGAAATCGCCCCCGTGCGCCTCGACCGCAACGGCGTGAGCGCCTTCGTGGCGATCATGCGGGGGTGCGACAACTTCTGTTCCTACTGCGTGGTCCCCTACACCCGGGGCCGCGAGCGGAGCCGCGATGCGGAGACCATCGTCGCCGAGGCGCGCAGTTTGTTCGAAAACGGCTACCGCGAGGTGACGCTGCTGGGGCAGAACGTCAATTCCTACCGTACGGGCGACGTCGATTTCCCGGAGCTGGTGCGCCGCGTGGCGTCGGTCTCGCCGCTGCTGCGCGTGCGGTTCGCCACCTCGCATCCCAAGGATATGAGCGACAGCCTGCTGGAGGTCATGGCCTCGATGCCCAACGTCTGCCGGGCGATTCACCTGCCGGCCCAGTCGGGCGCCACGTCGATGCTCGGCCGCATGAACCGCAAATATACGCGTGAATGGTATCTCGACCGCATCGCCGCCATCCGCCGCTATCTGCCCGACTGTGCGATCACCACCGACCTGATCGCGGGCTTCTCGGGCGAGACGGAGGAGGAGCACCTGCAAACCCTGTCGCTGATGCGCGAGGTGGGCTATGATTTCGCCTACATGTTCAAGTATTCGGAGCGTCCGGGCACTTTTGCCGAAAAGCACCTGGGGGACGACGTTCCCGAGGAGGTGAAGTCGCGCCGGCTGTCCGAAATCATCGCCCTGCAAAACGAGCTGGGCCATGCGAGCAACCTGCGCGACGTGGGCCGGGAGTTCGAAGTGCTGGTCGAGGGCGAGTCGAAGCGCGACAGGAACCAGCTGTCGGGCCGCACTTCGCAGAACAAGGTGGTGGTTTTCGACCGCGGGTATCATCGGGTCGGCGACTATGTGAGGGTTCGCATCACGGGCTGCACGCCGGCCACGCTATTCGGAGATGTCATTTCCGGACCGTGCAATTAA
- a CDS encoding YitT family protein, whose product MNTKALLEPMGSWAWWRSWFLIFLGCSVMGAGFVLFVNPYKFVPGGVYGMGIVLHNIFPSVQVGTFGYMFDIPLMLISMLVFGGGFGTRTVLAALYTPGFMNVLTRLVYPNPEAVESLDPSLLLGGRLDLSNDLLLTCVIGAVVIGIGQGIVVRQQATTGGTDIVGMLLQKFAGIKFSTGILLADGFVVLSGLAVIGFGIGTGEAAANGWMLTLYSLITIYISSRVIAYLLDGASYDKLLFIISDHHEELKRFIIDDLDRSATYIKSKGMYTDSLRDMIFLVVSRKEVRLVQHKIKEIDPKAFVVVTDAYETFGEGFKQFPEKNEIQAE is encoded by the coding sequence ATGAACACAAAGGCTTTGCTCGAACCGATGGGCTCGTGGGCGTGGTGGCGCTCGTGGTTTCTGATTTTCCTCGGCTGCTCGGTCATGGGCGCGGGGTTCGTGCTCTTCGTCAATCCCTACAAGTTCGTGCCGGGCGGGGTCTACGGCATGGGTATCGTGCTGCATAACATCTTCCCTTCGGTCCAGGTCGGTACGTTCGGTTACATGTTCGACATTCCGCTGATGCTGATCTCCATGCTGGTCTTCGGCGGCGGTTTCGGCACGCGCACGGTGCTGGCGGCGCTCTATACGCCGGGCTTTATGAACGTGCTCACGCGGCTGGTCTACCCGAATCCCGAGGCGGTCGAGTCGCTGGACCCTTCGCTGCTGCTGGGCGGGCGGCTGGACCTCTCGAACGACCTGCTGCTGACGTGCGTCATCGGCGCCGTGGTGATCGGCATCGGGCAGGGTATCGTCGTGCGGCAGCAGGCGACCACGGGGGGCACGGACATCGTGGGCATGCTGTTGCAGAAGTTCGCCGGGATCAAGTTCTCGACGGGCATCCTGCTGGCCGACGGGTTTGTCGTGCTGTCGGGACTGGCCGTGATCGGCTTCGGAATCGGCACGGGCGAGGCGGCGGCGAACGGCTGGATGCTGACGCTCTATTCGCTCATCACGATCTACATCTCGTCGCGTGTGATCGCCTACCTGCTCGACGGCGCGTCGTACGACAAGCTGCTGTTCATCATCAGCGACCACCACGAGGAGCTGAAACGGTTCATCATCGACGACCTCGACCGCAGCGCCACCTACATCAAGTCGAAGGGCATGTACACCGATTCGCTGCGCGACATGATCTTTCTGGTGGTGAGCCGCAAGGAGGTGCGCCTTGTGCAGCACAAGATCAAGGAGATCGACCCGAAGGCATTCGTCGTGGTGACGGATGCCTACGAAACCTTCGGGGAGGGCTTCAAGCAGTTCCCCGAGAAAAACGAGATACAGGCGGAATAG
- the plsY gene encoding glycerol-3-phosphate 1-O-acyltransferase PlsY → MILTIYTATTMIIIAYLLGSIPSAVWIGKKYYGIDIREHGSKNAGTTNMLRVLGRRAALPVFALDFLKGFVAVTIIELMQYDDLIGQNDLINLKIVAVFAAVLGHIFPIFAGFRGGKGVATLVGAVTGIYPPVALLCFGVWLVMLMVSHYVSLASMVAGCCFPVFTLISPKVNGSTAFVVFSFVIAILLIYTHRKNIERLKAGTESKTFIWKPRRVKLDDEERKKSGKEHDRE, encoded by the coding sequence ATGATTCTGACGATATATACGGCTACCACCATGATTATCATCGCCTATCTGCTCGGCTCGATTCCAAGCGCCGTATGGATCGGCAAGAAATATTACGGCATCGACATCCGCGAGCACGGCTCGAAGAACGCCGGAACGACCAACATGCTCCGCGTGCTGGGCCGGCGGGCCGCCCTGCCGGTCTTCGCGCTCGATTTCCTGAAAGGATTCGTGGCCGTGACGATCATCGAACTGATGCAGTACGACGACCTGATCGGACAGAACGACCTGATAAACCTCAAGATCGTCGCCGTGTTCGCCGCCGTGCTGGGCCATATCTTCCCGATTTTCGCCGGATTCCGCGGCGGAAAGGGCGTCGCGACGCTCGTGGGCGCCGTGACGGGCATCTATCCCCCCGTGGCGCTGCTGTGCTTCGGCGTGTGGCTGGTGATGCTGATGGTCTCGCACTACGTGTCGCTGGCCTCGATGGTCGCCGGATGCTGCTTCCCCGTCTTCACCCTCATATCGCCCAAAGTCAACGGATCGACGGCCTTCGTGGTGTTCTCGTTCGTGATCGCCATCCTGCTGATCTACACCCACCGCAAGAACATCGAACGGCTGAAGGCGGGAACCGAGTCGAAGACCTTCATCTGGAAGCCGCGGCGCGTGAAACTCGACGACGAGGAGCGGAAAAAGAGCGGCAAAGAGCACGATCGGGAATAA